A region from the Onychostoma macrolepis isolate SWU-2019 chromosome 18, ASM1243209v1, whole genome shotgun sequence genome encodes:
- the blvrb gene encoding flavin reductase (NADPH): MTDAVKNVAIFGSTGMTGLATLPIAVAAGYNVTVLVRDAARLPPDHKASRVVVGDVLNKDDVKKTLEGQDAVIIILGTRTDLSPTTMMSEGTRNILEVMKARGIRKVIACMSAFLLWDRAKVPPRLVPVTEDHDRMYTVLKESGLDYVAVMPPHIAGDKPLTEKYTVTENMLKGRVISKYDLGHFFVKCLSISEWDGKTVGVCGEYS; the protein is encoded by the exons ATGACTGATGCTGTAAAAAATGTGGCAATATTCGGCAGCACGGGGATGACGGGGTTAGCGACCTTACCTATCGCAGTGGCCGCAG GTTACAATGTGACTGTGCTGGTGAGAGACGCTGCAAGGCTTCCTCCAGACCACAAGGCCTCCAGAGTGGTGGTGGGAGACGTTCTGAACAAAGACGATGTGAAGAAGACCCTGGAGGGTCAAGATGCGGTCATCATCATTCTGGGGACAAGAACTGATCTCA GTCCCACAACGATGATGTCCGAGGGAACCCGGAACATTCTGGAGGTCATGAAAGCCCGTGGAATCCGCAAAGTTATTGCGTGCATGTCAG CGTTCCTCCTGTGGGATCGTGCCAAAGTTCCTCCTCGCCTGGTGCCGGTCACTGAAGATCATGACCGAATGTACACTGTCCTGAAGGAGTCGGGATTGGACTATGTAGCTGTCATGCCTCCACATATTGCTG GTGACAAACCTCTGACGGAAAAATACACTGTGACTGAGAACATGTTAAAAGGAAGAGTTATCTCCAAATATGACCTGGGCCATTTCTTTGTCAAGTGCCTTTCCATTTCTGAATGGGATGGAAAGACCGTTGGAGTTTGTGGAGAATATAGTTAA